Genomic DNA from Niabella ginsenosidivorans:
TCCCCCTGTCTATAGAGCCCGGCTGTACAAAGGTTTGCGCCGCCCGTGCAGCCCAGAAATCTTCTGATTTTTTTTCCAGTTGATTTTGCTGGTACAGGGGAATGATACGGTTAATGAGAGGCTGCAACAACTCGTTGACTTCCTCCTGCGGCAGCTCCATGGCCATTTTGTACAGACCTTTGTATCCCTTCTTTTCAAACACGGGAATAAAAACATGCAGCGCTTCCACGGCCTGCAGTGTTGCCAGCAGTTCCTTTTCCGGCTTAAAACCATGCAGCAGGTAAAACTCACTGAGCGCTACCATTAATTCGGGCTTGTGGTTCTTGTCTTTATAATTCCTGTCCGGCGCATCTAATGCAATCCCCTTTTTATTTTCAAGTTCAAAGTCTATTGCCGCCTGCTCTTTTGAAGGGTGCACCTGTATGGATAGCATATCCCTCACATCCAAAACCTTCAGCAGATAAGGCATCCCGTTAAATAATTGCTTAACAGCGCTACCCAGCAGTTCCTCCGGATGTTCCTGAATATAATCGCGCAGCAACACCTCTCTCCCATCGTTCAGCCTGATGGTACATCCGGCTCCCGGGTGCACTCCCATCCAATACTCCGCAAAGGGCTTCATCTGCGGGTTTTCTATTTGCAGTAAGGCTGGGATAAATGAAACACCCCCCCAGTCATAATGTTTTACTTCTCCTTTTAACAGCGCCAGCTTTTGCATATAAAAAAATTCAGATTAACTTGGTGGTAAAGATAACTGAATGGCAACACATAATCAATTAGGAAAGGAAGGAGAAAATATTGCGGCTTCCTACCTGGCACAACGCGGGTATACGATCCTGTTCAAAAACTGGCGTTATTCGCATTATGAGATCGACATTATTGCTACCCGTAAAAACAAGCTCCACTTTATAGAAGTAAAAACCAGGAGCAGCAGCTATTACGGCTACCCGGAGGAAAGCGTTACCAAAAGAAAATTCAAATTCCTTCAGCAGGCAGCAGACGAGTTTTTATACCATAATCCCCAATACAAATGGATCCAGTATGACATCCTGTCCATCATTCATGTAAACAACAAATTACCGGAATTTTTTTTACTGGAAGATGTGTTCCTTTAAACAACGCAACACCAGCATTATACCCGTTTAAAGCAATCAAAAATGCTGCACGGTCGATTTTTACAGTATTATGAAGGCTATAACCACCAAAAGTTATTGCCGCTACCTCTCAAATCTGTAAATTAGCACCTGAAATTTTCCTATTACAAAAAAAGAAATAATGAAACTACAATCAATTTCGCTTGCAACTGTTCTTCTTGCTGCTGCGCTTGCTTCCTGTAAAAATGGCAACAATAAAACTGCTGAGGGCCAGGCTGGATCTTTTTGCAAAGATTCGGCCTGTATGACAGAACCGCTGCGCTTTGGTAGCCCAACCCCCGATAAACCCTTTGTAACGGTTTCCTTTAAAGACTGTAAAATAGATACTATACACTGGGAAAAAGGTAAAAAAGAAGGCGCTACAGATATCATATTCAAGGATTTTATTCCGAATGATGTGCGCCCGAGCAAATCCTATTTCAGCTGTGATGTGGTGGGTGATCAATATGCCTGGCTGAAATTTAATGACTGTTCAACAGGAAGGGGATACCTGATCAAGCTTCCGTTTGACAAGAAGGTAGCAACCAGCAAATATACCAGCGCTATTAATAATTTTGATCCAAAATTCAAAGTAGCAGATGGTTTGGTTTCTTATTTTGACAATACTTTTATTTATGTAGAGGATATCAATACCGGAAAAGTGGCACAAACCTTATTAACAGATACGGGTATTAAAGGGGTTGACTATGATGATATTCACTCCTTTATTGATACAGTCAATATTACAAGAAGCACTATTTATGCAAAATTGCATTACGATGGAAAAGAGATCGTGCACAACGATCCTTTAACCTTTAAATGATCCCTTAACCTTTTAGGGTCCTGCTTTGTTATAACAGAGCAGGATTTTTTTATATGTGGGAACCCTACAAAAAAAGCTTTCAGGCCTATCTGAAGTTGGAAAAATCGCTTTCTGACCATTCTACGGAAGCCTATCTGCATGATATTGATAAACTGACCGAATACCTGGAAAGCCAGTCGATCAGTAAAACGCCGGCTGCTGTAACACTGGACGATCTTCAGTCCTTTCTGGTATGGATTGCTGAGCTGGGCATGCAGCCTACCTCCCAGGCCAGGGTCATATCCGGCATCCGTGCTTTTTACAAGTTCTGCCTGCTGGAAAACATTGTGCAGCAGGATCCTGCCCTGTTACTGGAAGCACCCAGAACCAAACGTGCGCTCCCTGATGTTTTAAGTTTTGAGGAAATCGAAAAGATCCTTTCCTGTATTGACCTGAGCAAACCGGAAGGCACCCGTAATAAAGCCATTATTGAAACCCTGTACGGATGCGGGCTCCGGGTAAGCGAGCTGGTTAACCTGCGCCTTTCCCAATTGTACCTGGATGTTGGCTACATCCGTGTAATAGGAAAAGGCAATAAAGAGCGGCTGACCCCTATAGGAGATGCTGCATCAAAGTACATTAACATATACCTGCGGGAAATACGCAGCCATATAAAAGTAAAACCGGGTAATGAGGACATCGTTTTTTTAAATAAAAGGGGCACATTATTAAGCCGCGTAATGATTTTTCTGATCATTAGGGAACTTGCAGACCGGGCCCAGATCAAAAAAACGATTTCGCCCCACACCTTCCGGCATTCCTTTGCAACACACCTTATTGAAGGCGGCGCCAACCTGCGCGCAGTGCAGGAGATGCTGGGTCATGAAAGCATAACCACTACAGAGATCTATACGCACCTTGACAGGGAATTTCTGCGTAAAACGCTGGATCTGTACCATCCTTTATATAATACTTCCAGATGAGGAATATTATCCTATTTTCGTAACCCAAACACAAACAGATATGAAGCATATCCTGGTAACATTTTTTTTAGCAGGCGCCTTCCTGGCCAGCCGGTCACAGGTAAAAGTGCCGGCGGCAAGTTCCGCCCAAACCGTCAGACAGGATTTCGGTCTGGGCACTTTAGAATGGTCCTACAGCCGGCCTGGTCTTAAAGGCAGAACGCTCTATACAGATGTTGCCCCTGCCGGAAAGCTCTGGCGCACGGGCGCTAACAGTGCCACCACGCTTACTGTAAGCGATACCATAATTATTGGCGGCAAAACGATCGGAGCCGGAAAATATGGATTGCTTACGATCCCCGGCAGGAATTCCTGGACTGTGATCATCACAAAACAAACCAACGTAACCGCAGACCCTACTATATACAAAGAGGCTGAAGATGTAGTGCGTGTTCCTGTAAAACCGGTCACTGTCAATACCTCCACGGAAACATTTACCATTCAGCTGGCAGCCATAACCCCTGCCAGTGCAGAGCTGCAGCTCCTGTGGGGCAATGTAATGGTACCTATCCCTGTAAAGACGGATATAGACAAACGGATAATGGCTTCCATTAATGCTTCTATGCAATCTGCCAAGCCGGCTTATTTTGCAGCAGCCAATTATTATTATGACAATAATAAAGATCTTCAGCAGGCCATTGAATGGTACCGCAAGGCGGCTACAGCACAGCCTGATGCCTACTGGGTGCACTATTATTATGCAAGAGCCCTGGCAAAAGCGGGCAGAACAAAAGAAGCCCGCAGCACTGCTGAAAAATCAAAACAGCTGGCCGCTGAAAATCACAACCCTGATTACGTAAAATTAAACGAGCAATTACTTGCTACTTTGTAAACCCTAAAACACAGAATAATGAAAAAAACAGTTATACTATTAAGTGCCGCAATACTGCTGACCGGCACCTCCCTGTATGCCCAAACTATTACCCTGAAATTTAATCCGGATAACGGAAGTAAATACCAGAATACCACTACCAGCCAGATGAAGATGAACCAGACCGTCATGGGCCAGTCTATGGAAATACAAACAGCAACCCATATGGATCTGCAATATGCTTTTACAGATGCTGCACCAGACAAAAACCTGGAGATTACCTATGACAAAATGAACATGAACATGGAATTAATGGGGCAAAAAATGGAGTTTAACAGTGAAAGCGCTGATTCCGCGAATGCCGGCAATAAAACATTTAAGGCTATCAAAGGCTCAAAGATCAATGTTGTAATAGGAAGCGACGGGTCCGTAAAAAGTGTAAAGGGCACTGATGAGCTTGCAGCTAAAGCCGGTGCCGATAATGCGCAGGCAAAGCAATTGCTGAAACAGCTGTTCTCTGAGGCCGCACTAAAAAGCTCCTTTGAGCAAAGCCTTAAATTTTACCCTAACGATCCTGTAAAACAGGGAAGCACCTGGGCACTGACCACAAAAGTAGAAAGCCCGTATAATATGACCTTTCAGAACAATTATACGCTCAGCCAGATTAACGGCGATCGGAGCACAATCAATGTAGACGGCAAAGTAAGCACAGAAGGCGCCGCTAAATTTGAACAACAGGGCATGAGCATGGAAATAACGCTTGACGGAACCAATACCGGAACCTTAATGGTGAATAATAAGACCGGCATACCTGAAAGTTCAGACCTGGTGCAGCATTTAAAAGGGAAGGTCAATGCAATGGGCCAGGAAATCCCGGTTGAAATTGATATTGAATCCAAAAGCACTATTACCAAACAATAAGTCAGTCTTCAGTTATCAGTTTTTCAGAATGAACGGCCGGAGCCGCTCATTGAGTGCGTTCTGCAGATTTTTATATTCCGGATCAGCAGAGGTAGCCCAATGGAAACTGTTTGAGCCGTGATAGACATGTAGTTCAATAGAGCATCATATAGGAATCAATCCCGTCCCGGTATATGACCGGAAGTGAAGCTGCTATTTTTGATACCGGTTCATTATTATTTTACATCAATCTTATAATCCTTGGGCGGCGTGGCTCCTAAAAGGTGCTCAACAAAATAATCCCAGCGCCTGCGCATTACATATGCCCCATCTGCTCCGTAGCCATGCCGTGCATTAGGAAGCACCAGCAGGTCGAACGTTTTATTGGCTTTGATCAGTGCGTCTGCTACCAGATAGGTATTGTAAGGAGGCACATTATCATCCATTCCGCCGGTCACCAGCAACAATTTCCCCTGCAGGTTGCCGGCATAGATCTGGTTTGCCTGTTTTTCATAATTATCTCCTTCCAGCAAGCCGATATAACGCTCGCCCCAGTCATCTTCATAGCTACGATTATCATGGTTCCCGGATTCGGCTATTCCTGCTTTGAAAAACTCAGGGTACCTGAATAGTGCAGTAACTGTTGCAAAACCACCTCCGGAATGGCCCCAGATGCCCACCCTGTCCAGATCCATAAAAGGGTGTTTTGCCGCCAGTTGCTTTACGCCTGCTACCTGGTCCGGCAGGGTATTTTCTCCCATATGCCCGTAACAGGCATCATGAAAGGCTTTTGATCGGTTCGGGTTACAACTCCCCTCCAAACGCACAACAATAAAACCCAACTCAGCCAGGGCCTGGTAGTCGCCGGCGGCAGGATTGAAGGACCAGTTTCCGACGCTCCCACCCTGCGGGCCGGGGTAAATATAAACGACTACCGGATATTTTTTTGAAGTATCCAGCTGGGCGGGCCTGTACATAAGGCCATACAGATCAAATTGCCCATTGGCCGATCTTACCGAAAACAGCTCAGGCGCTGTCCAGCCCTTTGCCTTTAATTTTCCCAGGTCAACAGCCCCCAGTTCACTGATGGTTTTGCCCTTGCCAGTCTTAAGCTTTACAACCGGGGGTATAGCCGGGGCAGAGTACCTGTCAACAAAATAATTTCCGTCAGGGGAAAAGCTTACCGTATGGGTTCCCGGCTCTGTGGTCAGCGGTACCAGATGCTTTCCATTAAAATCAATTTTATAAAAATGGCTGTAATAGGGGTTTTCACCCGGTTCTTTTCCTTTTGCTTCAAAGATGATCTTTCGTTTAACAGGGTCTGCGCTCAGCAGTTGTGTTACCACAAAATCGCCCTTGGTGATCTGGTTCTTTAACTTACCGGTATTCAGATCATACAAATACAAATGCCCCCAGCCACTGCGCTCAGAGTACCAGATGAACTCATCCGTGCCTGGAAAAAATTGCCAGTTGATCATTCCCTGGCCCGATTCATATTGGGTAGGCACCTCTTCCTTAAAAACGGTACGTACGGCTCCTGTACCGGCGTCGGCCAAGCGGAAAACAGCTGTTTTATGATCGCGGCTTACAGATACAAAAGCCAGTTGCCGGCCATCTGCGCTCCATTGGGCATCTCCCAGTTCCCCGTCAACCGCAATATCATCGCTCAATGTTCCCCGGTGGTCATCAGGAGGCATCTTCAAACGTACCACAGCGGAGGATTCCACATCAATAATCACCCGGTGGATCCTGATCACAGCACTGTCGCCCGGCAGGGGGTATTTCCATTGTTCCAGCTCCGGCGCGCCCACTTTTGTGCGTACGAGGTACATATCCTTTACGTGGCGCTGGTCCTGCTGAAAAGTAGCGATCTTCCTGCTGTCGGGCGACCACAGAACAATCGGGGCGTCAGAATGCTTCCAGCCCGCATTATCTGTAGCATAACCAAAGTTCTCAATACCGTCTGTAGTCAGCTGTTTTTCGATACCCGTAGTAATATCTTTTACCCAAAGGTTCCAGTTTTTTATAAAAACAGCCTTTTTCCCATCCGGTGACACTGCCAATTTTACATCCGCTCTCCGCCGGTTTAAGGGCCGCTTTTCCTCCGGCGCTTTATTTGTCAGGATTTTGTCCGTTTTTTTTGCTAAAGGATCAATGATCACATACTGGTCAGATACGGGATCTTTATACCACAGCCTGCCATCCTCCGACCATTGGGGAGTGATGTTCTGCCTTGCAAATTCTTTTGCCACAGGCCCTGCAGACAGCCTGGTTACCGCCCGGTCGTAATCGGCAGTTGTTAGTGTCTTTTTATTCTGTGCCCCTACAACTATTGTCAGGAATAGAAAGCCGGCTAAAAAGAGGTATCGTTTCATAAACAATCAGTATTAATAAAAAAATAATCCGCCAAAATAGTTGATTTTTTCGGAAATTTGATTAGAATATAAATGTGCTTAATGTGCGTATTCCGCTTGAACGCTTATTTAACGTATATAGCAAAAGGCCACAAATGAAAAAATATTCCGGCGCTGTAAGGGTTTCGCTTTTGCTTTTGACTGTTTTTCTTTTAGGAAGCTGTCAGAAAAGCAAGGATACAACGCCTGTTTATTATAACCTGACCACCGTTTATGAAAACCCGCTTCCTGATCCGGTAACCATCCAGTACCTGAACGGTACCATTGATGCCAAAGGCGATACCACGATCCTCTACGAATTTGACAAGATCACCATTGATCCGAATTCCAGCACCCAGATCATGCAGGCCATCTGCGTGAAAGGCTGCCCGGAGCCTGGCACAATGGTTCCCAATATGGCAAGAATAACCATTGGCAGCCAGCAACGGACGGATGTAGACCGGAAATATATTTTATCTCATGACCCCGATCCTACCATTAATGATACGATCAATATTTTTAATGAAAAACAATGGTCTGTCTCTAAAATGAATTCAGGCGACATGATCAGGATCTATAAATTGACCCAGGATGATTATTTAAGAACAAAGTGAGCATCATAGCTTTAACAAAAGATTGGATGACCGCCTGATCGTGGAACACAAAGCCTTTCTATTTTTAATTTCAGATGTTACGCACCCTGTTCATATGTTCGCTGCTGTTGATTGCCGCAACTGCCCCTGCACAAACAAAAACCTATTTAAGAGGAAATATTTTCTTATATAGCAATGACACCCCTGTTCCCGGTGCTACCATTACCAACCTTACCACCAAACAGACTTCGATTTCCACTTCTGCCGGTACTTATGAAATCCCGGCATCCAATAAGGACATCGTGGTGTTTTCATCAACCGGCCTGAAAAGCGATACGGTTAAAGTGGAGGAGCAGCTTTTAAAAACCGGTTATGATGTAGGCCTGACTGTAGACGGAACAATGCTAAAAAATGTAACGGTGTCCAGCAATTACCAGCTTGATTCTATAAGACGCAGGAATGACTATGCCAGGATCTATGAAAAGCAGCCGGGCCTTACAGGAGGAAATACACCCCAGGCCGGAGCAGGGATTGTGTTAAGCCCTGTCAGCTTTTTTTCAAAAAAGGCCAGAAGGACCCGGCAGCTCAGAAAGCAATTGAACAAACAGGAAGAAGATGCCTATATCGATTATGTCTTTTCTCCCTTGTGGGTGAGCAAGCTGACCGGCTTAACAGGAGATTCGCTGCACCTGTTCCTTTACCAATACCGCCCTACCTATGAACAGGCAAGGGCGCTGGACCGGCCCAGCATGATTGCGTATATTAATGATAAATACAAAGAATTTACCCGCAAAAAAATTAAACGCGGTACGCTGTAAGACCATGAGGGAACGCATACTCTTGCTGATGGACAGGCCAAGCTGTTCCGGGCTGCCTGAAGTAATATAACATAGGCCCTGCTGCAGCCTGCAACAGACAAATTTGTACAATGCACCCTCTTTTTCCCATATTCTTCTTATTTTTAATAGGAAAATCTGCTTTTTATGAAGAAAATATACAGTTTGTTGACCTGCTTTATCTGCTTTCTTTTTGTATCAAACGCACAAGTAAAAAACAAGAATACAGCAGCTACCGTGCCTTCATTGGTAACTTCTGTAGAAGGGGTAAGTGAATACCGCCTGCCCAACGGCCTGCAGATCCTGCTGATACCAGATGCCTCCCAAACCAATGTTATTGTTAACATTGTGTACCATGTTGGCTCGCGCCATGAAGGTTATGGAGAAACAGGGATGGCCCACCTGTTGGAGCATATGCTCTTTAAAGGTTCTAAAAAGTTCTCAAGCATTAAGCAGACCATAGCTGACAAGGGGGCTTCTGCAAACGGCACTACCTGGTATGACCGTACCAACTATTTTGAAATACTCCCGGCCACCGACAGTAACCTGGTGTGGGCGCTGGATATGGAATCCGACAGGATGGTTAATTCTTTAATGCGCAATGAAGACCTTCAGAAAGAGTTTTCGGTAGTGCGCAATGAATTTGAAGCGGGAGAAAATGATCCCGGCGGCATCCTGACGGAGCGGATCCTTTCGTCCATGTACCTGTGGCATAATTATGGAAAATCCACCATCGGCAGCAAAGAAGATATTGAAAGAGTGCCTATTGATAACCTCAGGGCCTTCTATAAAAAATATTATCAACCGGATAATGCCACACTGATCGTTGGCGGAAAGTTTGACGAGAAGAAAACGCTGGCCTGGATCGGAAAATATTTTGGCGGGATACCGAAACCGGAACGTGTGCTGCAGGCTCCTTATACGGTAGAGCCGCCGCAGGATGGCGAACGTTTTGTAGAACTGAGGCGCAACGGTGATATGCAATACGTGGGTATGGCCTATCATACACCGGCTTACTCTGATAAGGATTATGTTGCCAATGATGCGGTGATCGAAATTTTAACCAATAACCCTTCCGGCGTTTTTTATAAGGCATTGGTTGATACAAAACGGGCTACCAAGGTTTCCGGATGGAGCCAGCAGTTGTATGACCCGGGCTTTACCTATTTCAGTTGTGATGTGCCCCTGGATAAAAACCTGGACAGCGCTAAAAATGCCTTTATAGCCAGTGCAGACGGGATTCCTTCCCTCAGCATTACTGAAGCAGATCTGGAGCGTGCAAAAAATACGCTTTCCAAACAGGTATTTAATACCCAGAACAATACGATTGGTTTTTGCGTGGCCCTTATTGAAATTATTGGCGCGGGCGACTGGCGGCTGTTTTACATTTACAGGGACCGGCTGGAAAAACTAACACTGGCAGATGTACAGGCTGTTTTAAAAAAATATTATCTCCCCAGCAACCGTACTTACGGAGTGTTCATACCCGACAGGTCAGCAGAGAAGAACCGCGTTACGGTTAATGACCGGCCGGATATTGCCACACTGGTAAAGGGCTACAAAGGCAAAGCAGTTACGGCACAAACAGAAAGCTTTGAAGCCAGTATTGAAAATATTAAAAAGAATACGGAGTATGGAACACTTGCCAACGGCATGAGATATGCACTGTTGAAAAAACCGGCAAAAGGAGATAAGATCCGCATACAGATTACTTTAAAAATAGGTTCGGAACAAAGCCTTACCGGCAAGGGCCTTATACCGGAATTAACGGCGCGCATGCTCAGAAACGGAACCACCAGTAAAAGTAAAAAGGAGATCAATGACCTGCTGGACAAGTTAAAAACCAATCTCAGCATCTACGGCCACGGGCCTTCTGTTGTTATTAATGTCAGCACTGATAAGGAAAATGCAGACGCCGCGCTGAACCTGCTGGCGGATATCCTGCTGCATCCGGCCTTTGATAAAGAAGAGTTTGACAAAATGATGCTGGAGGTAAAAGGCGAATACGAGTCCAACCAAAGTGATCCGCAATACCTGGCTTCTAATGCTGTGAACAAAAAAACGGCCCTGTATCCCAAAGGACATCCGTATTATCCCAATAGTATCAGCGAGGCCCTGGAAGCACTTCAAAAGGTAACGCCTGAGGATCTGCGGAATTTTTACCAGGATTTCTATGGAAGCAGTCATGGCTACGCTGCTTTTGTGGGCGCTATTGATAAAAAAGCCATCACCGCGTTCCTGGAAAGGAACCTGGCGGCCTTTAACAGCAGGCAACCCTATACTGAAATTGAAGAAAAGTATTTTGATGTAAAAGGCAGTCTTGAAGCTATTGATGTTCCGGATAAGAAGAATGCTGTTTGTGCCGGGGCAATAAATATACCGCTTAAAGAGTCTGCGGTTGATTTTCCTGCCTTGGAAATGGCGAACGAACTGTTGGGCGGCGGAGCCTTTCTTTCCTCCCGTATACCCCAGCGTTTAAGAGAAACAGATGGTATGAGCTATGGCGCCGGGTCCTACCTGGTGCCCAATTATAAATATCCTGCCTCTACATGGGGCGTATATGCCATATTTAACCCCGCTTATAAAAACAGGCTGGACAGTGCGCTGCATGAAGAGATCAGCAAGGCGATCGCTTCCGGGTTTAAAGAGGATGAATTTAAAAGATCCAGAGAAAGCTGGTTGCAGCAAAGAAGAACCAACTTAGGATTTGACAACTACCTTTCTTATCTGCTGTCATCTTTTATGCGGGACGAAAAGGACCTGAATTATTTTACAGACTATGAGAACAGGATAAAAAAGCTGACCCTGGGAGATGTGAATGCGGCATTAAAAAAATATATAGACCCGAAAAAAATAACGCTGATCTATGCAGGTGATTTCAATAAAAAATAATCCGCATAAGCGATCCGGTCAATGGAGGCAAGGTGACTGAAAGTAATGTCAGCCTGAGTTTGATGAAGGCTAACTCTTTGATTGTCTGTATTTCATCAGGCTGCCAATGACAGATCTGTTATTGTTTTAAAAATCAATCTTTCTTTTTGTCATGCCGTTCCGATAGTTCGGAATTGTTTCGGCATCTATTTATCGTTCACCTGGGCCCAGAAAATAAAAACAGGTCCGGGATGACATCTTTAGGTGCCCCTAAGGAGGATTGTCAATGCCTCATTAATTAGGTCCCCTATAAAAAACTCATATGACAGTCAAGGGATCTTTTTGGTCAACCCCCATTTTTATATACACAATCCTTTAAATGTATACCTTAGTATGCTCAAAACGGTTTTATGGCCAGAAAGGTATATAAGGGAGCAGTAAACAATAAGGAACGATCCATTCAGAAATTATTAGCATCAGTTGGGAAAGTTATCAGAGAAAAGGGGTACGCTGGTCTGACGGCCACCAATATAGCGCAACAGGCCGGGGTAAGCCGCAGGCTGATCTCAATGTACTTTGGCTCTGTGGATGAGCTTGTGGAAACTTATGTAAAAAGCAAGGATTACTGGGTAGCCGCTTCGGGCACTACAGTAATTACCCAGGAAAACAAAGAAGGGAACAATACCCGGCAGCTACTGGAGTCTTTATTATTAAACCAGCTCGATTTCTTTAATAGAAACGAGGAAATGCGGCAAATAATCCTGTGGGAGATCAGCCAGCGTACGGAAATCATGTATCACATTTGCAATGAGCGGGAACAACTGGGCAGCAGAATCTTTGAAATGACTGATAAAGAGTTAAAAGACCGCCCTGTGGATCTGCGCGCTGTTTCTGCGCTTCTGGTAGCCGGAATCTATTACATGGTGCTCCACTCAAAAACATCGGATAGCTTTTTCTGCGAAATTGATATTACCCTGCCTGAGGGACTTCAAAGGATCCGGGATGCAATCAAACAGATATTGAAATGGGTCTATGAAAAAGAAGCATAGCTTTTGAGACCCGGAAAATCAGCAGACAGAGCAGCAGGGCAATCCTTACCGGATGCCTGCAGGCTCAATAACCCAGCTTCTTACTATAAAAAAAGCGCGATCTGGATAAATCACGCCAGGTATTTTCATTGAGTCAGGCTAACATTTTCTGCTCCCGGTCATAAAGCCTGCACGCTTAAGCCTGCATATTATAGGCTGACCCGATTATAAGTTTTTCATCGAAAGCATCGGCCTTTAAAGATCAAAACACCTTTTCTTCTTTTAAAAGATCAGAAGCTTTGTTTTCCCATAATGTTTACAAACAATTGTATACAAATGTATGTATCAAATCTGTAATTTTCCCAATACCGGGAAAATTTTAAACTAATTTTATCAACCGGCCTTTCCGCTCATATTGCCGGAAAAAAAGACAGAACATGCTTCTTTGTAACCGGTCTCCGCAGTTTGCCGGTATATTTACCTACAGAAATCAGCTATTACTATAATTACTATAAAGGAAAGCAGTTATTAAAGATCCACTACAACCTGGTTGCGGGTAAGGTCGTCAAGTGTGTCGCGTTTACGGATCAGTTGCGCATTGCCTTTATAAACAATCACTTCCGCGGGGCGAAAGCGGGAATTAAAGGTAGAGGCCATTTCATAGCCATAGGCACCTGCATTATAAAATACCAGCAAGTCGCCTTCGCGTACTTCCGGCAATGGCCGTTCCCAGGCAAATGTATCAGTTTCACAAATATTCCCGACAACAGAATAGGCTTTAACCGGTCCGGATGGGTTGG
This window encodes:
- the manA gene encoding mannose-6-phosphate isomerase, class I → MQKLALLKGEVKHYDWGGVSFIPALLQIENPQMKPFAEYWMGVHPGAGCTIRLNDGREVLLRDYIQEHPEELLGSAVKQLFNGMPYLLKVLDVRDMLSIQVHPSKEQAAIDFELENKKGIALDAPDRNYKDKNHKPELMVALSEFYLLHGFKPEKELLATLQAVEALHVFIPVFEKKGYKGLYKMAMELPQEEVNELLQPLINRIIPLYQQNQLEKKSEDFWAARAAQTFVQPGSIDRGIFSIYFFNVLHLKKGEAIFQDAGVPHAYLEGYNVEIMASSDNVLRGGLTSKHIDTVELLKHTKCEATYPKIIKASKGEKEKEYPAPVNDFRLNSYELKAGEEITIHPATAELLLLTNGKVALSEAGTRIELERGNIAAAAFAGATVKVVAETAALLFHATVPVK
- a CDS encoding YraN family protein, translated to MATHNQLGKEGENIAASYLAQRGYTILFKNWRYSHYEIDIIATRKNKLHFIEVKTRSSSYYGYPEESVTKRKFKFLQQAADEFLYHNPQYKWIQYDILSIIHVNNKLPEFFLLEDVFL
- the xerD gene encoding site-specific tyrosine recombinase XerD, producing MWEPYKKSFQAYLKLEKSLSDHSTEAYLHDIDKLTEYLESQSISKTPAAVTLDDLQSFLVWIAELGMQPTSQARVISGIRAFYKFCLLENIVQQDPALLLEAPRTKRALPDVLSFEEIEKILSCIDLSKPEGTRNKAIIETLYGCGLRVSELVNLRLSQLYLDVGYIRVIGKGNKERLTPIGDAASKYINIYLREIRSHIKVKPGNEDIVFLNKRGTLLSRVMIFLIIRELADRAQIKKTISPHTFRHSFATHLIEGGANLRAVQEMLGHESITTTEIYTHLDREFLRKTLDLYHPLYNTSR
- a CDS encoding DUF2911 domain-containing protein, with the protein product MKHILVTFFLAGAFLASRSQVKVPAASSAQTVRQDFGLGTLEWSYSRPGLKGRTLYTDVAPAGKLWRTGANSATTLTVSDTIIIGGKTIGAGKYGLLTIPGRNSWTVIITKQTNVTADPTIYKEAEDVVRVPVKPVTVNTSTETFTIQLAAITPASAELQLLWGNVMVPIPVKTDIDKRIMASINASMQSAKPAYFAAANYYYDNNKDLQQAIEWYRKAATAQPDAYWVHYYYARALAKAGRTKEARSTAEKSKQLAAENHNPDYVKLNEQLLATL
- a CDS encoding DUF6263 family protein, whose product is MKKTVILLSAAILLTGTSLYAQTITLKFNPDNGSKYQNTTTSQMKMNQTVMGQSMEIQTATHMDLQYAFTDAAPDKNLEITYDKMNMNMELMGQKMEFNSESADSANAGNKTFKAIKGSKINVVIGSDGSVKSVKGTDELAAKAGADNAQAKQLLKQLFSEAALKSSFEQSLKFYPNDPVKQGSTWALTTKVESPYNMTFQNNYTLSQINGDRSTINVDGKVSTEGAAKFEQQGMSMEITLDGTNTGTLMVNNKTGIPESSDLVQHLKGKVNAMGQEIPVEIDIESKSTITKQ
- a CDS encoding S9 family peptidase, which produces MKRYLFLAGFLFLTIVVGAQNKKTLTTADYDRAVTRLSAGPVAKEFARQNITPQWSEDGRLWYKDPVSDQYVIIDPLAKKTDKILTNKAPEEKRPLNRRRADVKLAVSPDGKKAVFIKNWNLWVKDITTGIEKQLTTDGIENFGYATDNAGWKHSDAPIVLWSPDSRKIATFQQDQRHVKDMYLVRTKVGAPELEQWKYPLPGDSAVIRIHRVIIDVESSAVVRLKMPPDDHRGTLSDDIAVDGELGDAQWSADGRQLAFVSVSRDHKTAVFRLADAGTGAVRTVFKEEVPTQYESGQGMINWQFFPGTDEFIWYSERSGWGHLYLYDLNTGKLKNQITKGDFVVTQLLSADPVKRKIIFEAKGKEPGENPYYSHFYKIDFNGKHLVPLTTEPGTHTVSFSPDGNYFVDRYSAPAIPPVVKLKTGKGKTISELGAVDLGKLKAKGWTAPELFSVRSANGQFDLYGLMYRPAQLDTSKKYPVVVYIYPGPQGGSVGNWSFNPAAGDYQALAELGFIVVRLEGSCNPNRSKAFHDACYGHMGENTLPDQVAGVKQLAAKHPFMDLDRVGIWGHSGGGFATVTALFRYPEFFKAGIAESGNHDNRSYEDDWGERYIGLLEGDNYEKQANQIYAGNLQGKLLLVTGGMDDNVPPYNTYLVADALIKANKTFDLLVLPNARHGYGADGAYVMRRRWDYFVEHLLGATPPKDYKIDVK
- a CDS encoding carboxypeptidase-like regulatory domain-containing protein, whose amino-acid sequence is MIAATAPAQTKTYLRGNIFLYSNDTPVPGATITNLTTKQTSISTSAGTYEIPASNKDIVVFSSTGLKSDTVKVEEQLLKTGYDVGLTVDGTMLKNVTVSSNYQLDSIRRRNDYARIYEKQPGLTGGNTPQAGAGIVLSPVSFFSKKARRTRQLRKQLNKQEEDAYIDYVFSPLWVSKLTGLTGDSLHLFLYQYRPTYEQARALDRPSMIAYINDKYKEFTRKKIKRGTL